One Oscillatoria salina IIICB1 genomic window carries:
- a CDS encoding PAS domain-containing sensor histidine kinase, giving the protein MYLSKLAVNPVDNKQVTEITSRRVAENKHLQRREIKQMLRLYDRALSATSNGIVIADAQQPDYPLIYCNPAFEKLTGYSKEEVLGFNCRFLQGVDSDPEVIEEIRTCLEQKKDCAVVVKNYRKDGTPFWNELTISPVRDSKGRVTHFIGVQNDITQRKLAEEALQKANQELEQRVEERTAALQQANEMLKKEIAERKRVEAALRESEARFRAIFERAAIGIALIDMDGRPVVSNPALQKMLGYSSAELGSMTFAEFTHPNDVSNDSEEYQQLVTGNREHYQKSKRYYRKDRKLVWGNLSISLVRDSKGKPQFAVGMVENITKRKQAEVALHKALVKEKELGELKSKIISITSHEFRTPLTTILSSAELLENYSQEWNEAKKLKHIQRIKMTVSQMTRVLDDVLLLGKAEAGKLKFTPQPLDLVSFCYQAIEELRLGIGSRHLLNFSFDQKCEPALIDEKLLRYILSNLFSNAVKYSPEGSTINFELACNDRWVVLRVQDRGIGIPQEDLDRLFESFHRARNVGNIQGSGLGLAIAKNCVDLHEGKIALESQVGVGTTVTVSLPLNPNKVSKEDFPPNESLTSD; this is encoded by the coding sequence ATGTATCTCAGTAAACTAGCCGTGAATCCCGTAGATAACAAGCAAGTTACCGAAATTACTTCCCGGAGAGTTGCCGAGAACAAACACCTCCAACGAAGAGAAATCAAGCAAATGCTACGACTATACGATCGCGCCTTAAGTGCTACTAGCAACGGGATTGTTATTGCTGATGCTCAACAACCGGACTATCCCCTAATTTACTGTAATCCTGCCTTCGAGAAACTAACAGGTTATTCCAAAGAAGAAGTCTTAGGATTTAACTGTCGTTTTCTCCAAGGAGTAGACTCCGATCCCGAAGTAATCGAAGAAATTCGGACTTGCTTGGAACAGAAAAAAGACTGTGCTGTTGTCGTCAAGAACTATCGCAAAGACGGAACCCCATTTTGGAACGAATTAACAATTTCGCCAGTACGAGACAGTAAAGGTCGAGTCACTCACTTTATTGGGGTACAAAACGATATTACTCAGCGTAAACTTGCCGAAGAAGCCTTACAAAAAGCAAATCAGGAATTAGAACAGCGAGTAGAAGAACGAACAGCAGCACTTCAGCAAGCCAACGAAATGTTAAAAAAGGAAATTGCCGAAAGGAAACGAGTAGAAGCAGCACTTAGGGAAAGCGAAGCCAGATTTCGAGCAATTTTCGAGCGAGCAGCGATCGGAATTGCTTTAATTGATATGGACGGACGACCTGTAGTCAGTAACCCAGCATTACAAAAAATGTTAGGTTATAGCAGCGCCGAACTCGGCAGCATGACTTTCGCCGAATTCACTCATCCTAACGACGTTAGCAATGATAGTGAAGAATATCAGCAACTTGTTACCGGGAATAGAGAACACTATCAAAAATCAAAACGCTACTATCGCAAAGATCGCAAATTAGTTTGGGGAAACTTAAGCATTTCCTTAGTCCGAGATAGCAAAGGCAAACCTCAATTTGCTGTAGGGATGGTAGAAAATATTACCAAACGCAAGCAAGCCGAAGTCGCCTTGCACAAAGCCTTAGTCAAAGAAAAAGAATTAGGCGAACTCAAGTCAAAAATCATTTCCATTACTTCTCACGAGTTTCGCACTCCCCTAACAACGATTCTTTCTTCTGCGGAATTACTAGAAAATTATAGCCAGGAATGGAATGAAGCAAAAAAGCTCAAACACATTCAGCGTATTAAAATGACAGTCAGTCAAATGACGCGAGTTTTAGACGACGTACTCTTGCTTGGTAAAGCCGAAGCAGGCAAACTAAAATTCACGCCTCAACCGCTAGATTTAGTTTCTTTTTGCTACCAAGCGATCGAAGAACTGCGCTTGGGAATTGGTTCGAGACACTTGTTAAATTTTTCCTTTGACCAGAAGTGCGAACCAGCTTTAATTGATGAAAAGTTGTTACGTTATATTCTTAGTAACTTGTTCTCCAATGCAGTTAAGTATTCCCCGGAAGGTAGTACGATTAATTTTGAGCTAGCTTGCAACGATCGTTGGGTAGTTTTGCGAGTTCAAGATCGAGGTATAGGCATTCCTCAAGAAGACCTCGATCGCTTGTTTGAATCATTCCATCGCGCCCGGAACGTGGGTAATATTCAAGGTAGCGGATTGGGACTAGCGATCGCCAAAAACTGTGTGGATTTGCACGAAGGAAAGATCGCTTTAGAAAGCCAAGTTGGTGTTGGTACGACCGTTACAGTTAGCTTACCTTTAAATCCAAACAAAGTAAGTAAAGAGGATTTTCCTCCAAATGAGTCTTTAACTTCAGATTAA